The following proteins are co-located in the Streptomyces sp. NBC_00435 genome:
- the nuoF gene encoding NADH-quinone oxidoreductase subunit NuoF has product MTAETHENGTSPEKLLAPVLSAFWDEPNSWTLETYRRHEGYEGLRKALAMTPDDLIAYVKDSGLRGRGGAGFPTGMKWQFIPQGDGKPHYLVVNADESEPGTCKDIPLLFANPHSLIEGMIIACYAIRSEHAFIYLRGEAVPVLRRLHEAVREAYEAGYLGENVLGSGLKLDITVHAGAGAYICGEETALLDSLEGRRGQPRLRPPFPAVEGLYACPTVVNNVESIASVPAILNKGKDWFKAMGTEKSPGFTLYSLSGHVVGPGQYEAPLGITLRQLLDMSGGMRPGHRLKFWTPGGSSTPMFTEEHLDVPLDYEGVGAAGSMLGTKALQCFDETTCVVRAVTRWTEFYAHESCGKCTPCREGTYWLVQLLRDIEAGKGVMSDLDKLNDIADNINGKSFCALGDGAASPIFSSLKYFRAEYEQHITGKGCPFDPKKSTLWADTEVTA; this is encoded by the coding sequence GTGACCGCTGAGACGCATGAGAACGGCACCAGCCCGGAGAAGCTGCTGGCACCCGTGCTGTCGGCGTTCTGGGACGAGCCGAACTCGTGGACGCTGGAGACCTACCGGCGCCACGAGGGCTACGAGGGCCTGCGCAAGGCCCTGGCCATGACCCCGGACGACCTCATCGCCTACGTGAAGGACTCGGGCCTGCGCGGCCGCGGCGGCGCGGGCTTCCCCACCGGAATGAAGTGGCAGTTCATCCCGCAGGGCGACGGAAAGCCGCACTACCTCGTCGTGAACGCGGACGAGTCGGAGCCGGGAACCTGCAAGGACATCCCCCTCCTCTTCGCCAATCCGCACTCCCTCATCGAGGGAATGATCATTGCCTGTTACGCGATCCGGTCGGAGCACGCCTTCATCTACCTGCGCGGCGAGGCCGTGCCGGTACTGCGGCGCCTGCACGAGGCGGTGCGCGAGGCGTACGAGGCCGGCTACCTGGGGGAGAACGTCCTCGGGAGCGGGTTGAAGCTCGACATCACCGTGCACGCGGGAGCGGGCGCGTACATCTGCGGCGAGGAAACGGCCCTCCTGGACTCCCTCGAAGGCCGGCGCGGTCAGCCCCGGCTGCGTCCTCCCTTCCCTGCCGTCGAGGGGCTCTACGCCTGCCCCACTGTCGTCAACAACGTCGAATCCATCGCCTCGGTTCCCGCGATCCTGAACAAGGGCAAGGACTGGTTCAAGGCGATGGGGACCGAGAAGTCCCCCGGATTCACGCTGTACTCGCTGTCGGGCCACGTGGTCGGCCCCGGCCAGTACGAGGCCCCGCTCGGCATCACCCTGCGCCAGCTCCTCGACATGAGCGGCGGCATGCGGCCCGGGCACCGGCTGAAGTTCTGGACCCCGGGCGGCTCCTCCACCCCGATGTTCACGGAGGAGCACCTCGACGTCCCGCTGGACTACGAGGGCGTCGGCGCCGCCGGATCCATGCTGGGCACCAAGGCCCTGCAGTGCTTCGACGAGACGACCTGCGTGGTGCGGGCGGTGACCCGCTGGACCGAGTTCTACGCCCACGAGTCCTGCGGCAAGTGCACCCCGTGCCGCGAAGGCACGTACTGGCTGGTCCAGCTGCTGCGCGACATCGAAGCGGGCAAGGGCGTCATGTCCGACCTGGACAAGCTGAACGACATCGCCGACAACATCAACGGCAAGTCGTTCTGCGCGCTCGGTGACGGCGCGGCCAGCCCCATCTTCTCCTCGCTCAAGTACTTCCGCGCGGAGTACGAGCAGCACATCACGGGCAAGGGCTGCCCCTTCGACCCCAAGAAGTCGACCCTCTGGGCCGACACGGAGGTGACCGCATGA
- a CDS encoding NADH-quinone oxidoreductase subunit G, translating into MTVTTTAASGGGEAAVPPADLISLTIDGIELSVPKGTLVIRAAEQLGIEIPRFCDHPLLPPAGACRQCIVEVEGQRKPMASCTITCTDGMVVKTQLTSEVADKAQRGVMELLLINHPLDCPVCDKGGECPLQNQAMSHGNAESRFEGRKRTYEKPVAISTQVLLDRERCVLCARCTRFSNEIAGDPMIELLERGALQQVGIGEGDPFESYFSGNTIQICPVGALTSAAYRFRSRPFDLVSSPSVCEHCAGGCATRTDHRRGKVLRRMAAEDPEVNEEWICDKGRFGFRYAQRPDRLTTPLVRGDDGILAPASWPEALEAAAKGLAAARGRAGVLTGGRLTVEDAYAYAKFARVVLDTNDIDFRARVHSAEEAEFLAASVAGTGKDLDGSGVTNSSLEAAPAVLLVGIEAEEEAPGVFLRLRKAHRKHKQRTFALAPFATRGLDKAGGTLLAAAPGTEPEWLNALASRTGLEDGGHAAAEALRLPGAVIVVGERLAGVPGALTAAVRAAAATGARLVWIPRRAGERAAVEAGALPSLLPGGRPATDPRARDEVAAAWGLDELPHRYGRDTGQIVEAAATRELSALLVAGVELTDLPDPDRARVALQEAFVVSLELRPSEVTDHADVVFPVAAAAEKSGAFINWEGRVRPFEAALKPEQMTRRLAPADSRVLHMLADAADRPVALADVHAVRREIDRLGQWAGERAAEQSADTAPLPRPGAGEAVLAGHRLLLDQGRLQDGDEALAGTRHEASARLSAATAAETGVKNGDVLAVTGPAGSVELPLRITEMPDRVVWLPMNSTGSGVLADTGARPGALVRIGPATPADTSDSPAEVGA; encoded by the coding sequence ATGACCGTGACCACTACGGCAGCCTCCGGCGGCGGGGAAGCGGCGGTTCCGCCGGCGGACCTGATCTCCCTGACCATCGACGGCATCGAACTGTCGGTGCCCAAGGGGACCCTGGTCATCCGGGCCGCCGAACAGCTCGGCATCGAGATCCCCCGGTTCTGCGACCACCCCCTCCTCCCGCCGGCCGGCGCCTGCCGCCAGTGCATCGTCGAGGTCGAGGGCCAGCGCAAGCCGATGGCCTCCTGCACCATCACCTGCACCGACGGCATGGTCGTCAAGACGCAGCTGACGTCCGAGGTCGCCGACAAGGCCCAGCGCGGAGTGATGGAGCTGCTGCTCATCAACCACCCGCTGGACTGCCCCGTCTGCGACAAGGGCGGCGAGTGCCCCCTGCAGAACCAGGCCATGTCCCACGGAAACGCCGAATCACGTTTCGAGGGCAGGAAGCGGACGTACGAGAAGCCGGTCGCGATCTCCACGCAGGTACTGCTGGACCGCGAGCGGTGCGTCCTGTGCGCGCGCTGCACCCGCTTCTCCAACGAGATCGCCGGCGACCCGATGATCGAGCTGCTCGAGCGCGGCGCGCTCCAGCAGGTCGGCATCGGCGAGGGCGACCCCTTCGAGTCGTACTTCTCCGGCAACACCATCCAGATCTGCCCGGTCGGCGCCCTCACCTCGGCGGCCTACCGGTTCCGCTCCCGCCCCTTCGACCTCGTCTCCTCCCCGAGCGTGTGCGAGCACTGCGCGGGCGGCTGCGCGACCCGGACCGACCATCGCCGCGGCAAGGTGCTGCGCCGGATGGCCGCGGAGGACCCCGAGGTCAACGAGGAGTGGATCTGCGACAAGGGCCGCTTCGGGTTCCGCTACGCGCAGCGCCCCGACCGGCTCACCACCCCGCTGGTGCGCGGCGATGACGGGATCCTCGCCCCGGCCAGCTGGCCCGAGGCACTGGAGGCCGCGGCCAAGGGGCTGGCCGCCGCGCGCGGCCGGGCCGGAGTGCTCACCGGCGGCCGCCTCACCGTCGAGGACGCCTACGCGTACGCCAAGTTCGCCCGGGTCGTGCTCGACACCAACGACATCGACTTCCGGGCCCGGGTGCACAGCGCCGAGGAGGCCGAGTTCCTGGCCGCCTCGGTCGCCGGCACCGGCAAGGACCTCGACGGCAGCGGCGTCACCAACAGCTCGCTGGAGGCGGCCCCGGCCGTGCTCCTCGTCGGCATCGAGGCCGAGGAGGAGGCCCCCGGGGTCTTCCTGCGGCTGCGCAAGGCCCACCGCAAGCACAAGCAGCGGACCTTCGCCCTCGCCCCGTTCGCCACGCGCGGCCTGGACAAGGCGGGCGGCACCCTGCTGGCCGCCGCCCCCGGCACCGAGCCCGAGTGGCTGAACGCGCTCGCCTCGCGGACCGGCCTGGAGGACGGCGGCCACGCCGCCGCCGAAGCGCTGCGCCTGCCCGGCGCGGTCATCGTCGTGGGGGAGCGCCTCGCGGGCGTCCCCGGCGCGCTGACCGCGGCCGTCAGGGCCGCCGCCGCGACCGGTGCCCGGCTGGTGTGGATCCCGCGCCGGGCCGGGGAGCGGGCCGCCGTCGAGGCGGGCGCGCTGCCGTCCCTGCTGCCGGGCGGCCGCCCGGCCACCGACCCGCGCGCCCGCGACGAGGTCGCCGCCGCCTGGGGCCTGGACGAGCTGCCGCACCGCTACGGCCGCGACACCGGCCAGATCGTCGAGGCCGCCGCCACCCGGGAACTCTCCGCGCTGCTGGTCGCGGGCGTCGAGCTCACCGACCTGCCGGACCCGGACCGCGCCCGGGTCGCACTCCAGGAGGCCTTCGTGGTCTCGCTGGAGCTGCGGCCCAGCGAGGTCACCGACCACGCGGACGTGGTCTTCCCGGTGGCCGCCGCCGCCGAGAAGTCGGGCGCGTTCATCAACTGGGAAGGCAGGGTCCGGCCGTTCGAAGCCGCGCTCAAGCCCGAGCAGATGACCCGCAGGCTCGCCCCCGCCGACTCCCGCGTGCTGCACATGCTGGCCGACGCGGCCGACCGCCCCGTCGCTCTGGCCGACGTACACGCGGTGCGGCGCGAGATCGACCGGCTCGGCCAGTGGGCCGGGGAGCGCGCCGCCGAACAGTCCGCGGACACCGCGCCGCTGCCCCGGCCGGGTGCCGGAGAGGCGGTCCTCGCGGGCCACCGGCTCCTCCTGGACCAGGGCCGCCTGCAGGACGGCGACGAGGCCCTGGCCGGTACCCGGCACGAGGCCAGCGCCCGCCTGTCGGCCGCCACGGCCGCCGAGACCGGCGTCAAGAACGGCGACGTCCTCGCGGTGACCGGACCGGCCGGCTCCGTGGAACTGCCGCTGCGCATCACCGAGATGCCCGACCGGGTGGTCTGGCTCCCGATGAACTCCACCGGCTCCGGGGTCCTCGCCGACACCGGAGCCCGACCGGGGGCCCTGGTCCGCATCGGCCCGGCCACCCCCGCCGACACCAGCGACTCCCCTGCGGAGGTGGGCGCGTGA
- the nuoH gene encoding NADH-quinone oxidoreductase subunit NuoH, with translation MNTVQIAAEDLSLFGRDVWWLVVVKAVFCFAFLMVTVLFSIVWERKVVAWMQLRIGPNRHGPWGMLQSLADGVKLMLKEDLIVKRADKVVFVLAPIIAAIPAFMAIAVIPFGPAGNEVSIFGQRTTMQLTDLPIAMLYILAVASVGIYGIVLAGWSSGSTYPLLGGLRSCAQMISYEIAMGAAFASVFLYSGSMSTSKIVEAQADRWYIILLPVSFIIYVITMVGETNRAPFDMPESEGDLVGGFNTEYSSIKFALFMLAEYVNMVTVSAVSVTLFLGGWRAPAPISTYWEGANHGWWPMLWFVIKVQLLLFFFIWLRGTLPRVRYDQLMKLGWKVLIPVSVVWLMLVATVRALRNENYDFQEIVLYVGGGVIAILLLSFVVDLFRDKKEKAALADAEQAASEEPFDPLAGGYPVPPKPGQHLAPVPRRRPRSERELIVSGAANTDSDREEGAENV, from the coding sequence GTGAACACCGTTCAGATCGCCGCCGAAGACCTCTCCCTGTTCGGCAGGGACGTCTGGTGGCTCGTCGTCGTCAAGGCGGTGTTCTGCTTCGCCTTCCTGATGGTGACCGTGCTCTTCTCCATCGTGTGGGAGCGCAAGGTCGTCGCCTGGATGCAGCTGCGCATCGGCCCCAACCGGCACGGCCCCTGGGGCATGCTCCAGTCGCTCGCCGACGGCGTGAAGCTCATGCTCAAGGAAGACCTGATCGTCAAGCGGGCCGACAAGGTCGTCTTCGTCCTGGCCCCGATCATCGCGGCGATCCCGGCCTTCATGGCCATCGCGGTGATCCCCTTCGGTCCCGCGGGCAACGAGGTCTCCATCTTCGGCCAGCGCACCACGATGCAGCTGACCGACCTGCCGATCGCGATGCTCTACATCCTCGCGGTCGCCTCGGTCGGCATCTACGGCATCGTGCTGGCCGGCTGGTCCTCGGGCTCCACGTACCCGCTCCTCGGCGGCCTGCGCTCCTGCGCGCAGATGATCTCGTACGAGATCGCGATGGGCGCGGCCTTCGCCTCGGTCTTCCTCTACTCCGGTTCGATGTCGACCTCGAAGATCGTGGAGGCGCAGGCGGACCGCTGGTACATCATCCTGCTCCCGGTCTCCTTCATCATCTACGTCATCACGATGGTCGGCGAGACGAACCGCGCCCCCTTCGACATGCCGGAGTCCGAGGGCGACCTGGTCGGCGGCTTCAACACCGAGTACTCCTCCATCAAGTTCGCGCTGTTCATGCTGGCCGAGTACGTCAACATGGTCACCGTCTCGGCGGTCTCGGTCACCCTCTTCCTGGGCGGCTGGCGGGCCCCGGCGCCGATCTCCACGTACTGGGAGGGCGCCAACCACGGCTGGTGGCCGATGCTCTGGTTCGTCATCAAGGTCCAGCTGCTGCTGTTCTTCTTCATCTGGCTGCGCGGCACGCTCCCACGCGTGCGCTACGACCAGCTGATGAAGCTCGGCTGGAAGGTGCTGATCCCGGTCTCCGTGGTGTGGCTGATGCTGGTCGCCACCGTCCGGGCGCTGCGCAACGAGAACTACGACTTCCAGGAGATCGTGCTCTACGTCGGCGGCGGGGTCATCGCGATCCTGCTGCTGTCCTTCGTCGTGGACCTCTTCCGCGACAAGAAGGAGAAGGCGGCCCTCGCGGACGCCGAACAGGCCGCCTCCGAGGAGCCCTTCGACCCGCTGGCGGGCGGATACCCCGTACCGCCCAAGCCCGGCCAGCACCTGGCACCCGTACCGCGCAGGCGGCCTCGCAGTGAGCGGGAGCTCATTGTCAGTGGCGCGGCGAATACTGACAGTGACCGAGAGGAGGGTGCTGAGAATGTCTGA
- the nuoI gene encoding NADH-quinone oxidoreductase subunit NuoI, which yields MSDKSDAEQGEKWQNPVAGFGVTFKAMFKKRLTEQYPEQQKTTAPRFHGRHQLNRHPDGLEKCIGCELCAWACPADAIYVEGADNTEEERYSPGERYGRVYQINYARCILCGLCVEACPTRALTMTNEFELADSSRESLIYTKEQLLSGLTEGMVEAPHSIFPGTEDTDYYRGLVTGAAPGTVRQVAVSKGEVASEDASEDAPEGVGA from the coding sequence ATGTCTGACAAGTCTGACGCCGAGCAGGGCGAGAAGTGGCAGAACCCGGTGGCCGGCTTCGGCGTGACCTTCAAGGCCATGTTCAAGAAGCGCCTCACCGAGCAGTACCCGGAGCAGCAGAAGACCACCGCTCCGCGCTTCCACGGGCGGCACCAGCTCAACCGCCACCCGGACGGTCTGGAGAAGTGCATCGGGTGCGAGCTGTGCGCCTGGGCCTGTCCCGCCGACGCGATCTACGTCGAGGGCGCGGACAACACCGAGGAGGAGCGCTACTCCCCGGGTGAGCGGTACGGCCGGGTCTACCAGATCAACTACGCCCGCTGCATCCTGTGCGGGCTGTGCGTCGAGGCGTGCCCGACCAGGGCACTGACCATGACGAACGAGTTCGAACTGGCCGACTCCAGCCGCGAATCGCTCATCTACACCAAGGAGCAGCTGCTCTCCGGGCTGACCGAGGGCATGGTCGAGGCTCCGCACTCGATCTTCCCGGGCACCGAGGACACCGACTACTACCGCGGACTGGTGACCGGGGCGGCCCCCGGCACGGTCCGCCAGGTCGCCGTGTCGAAGGGCGAGGTCGCCTCCGAGGACGCCTCCGAGGACGCTCCCGAGGGGGTGGGGGCGTGA
- a CDS encoding NADH-quinone oxidoreductase subunit J produces MSAVAAAATLTSTGEAVQFWVLATVAVIGALATILMKKAVHSALSLAGTMIILAVFYLANGAYFLGIVQVVVYTGAIMMLFLFVVMLVGVTAADSLTETIKGQRWLAVLCGLGFGILLIAGLANARLTHFNGLGRVNSGGHVEGLATLIFTKYVFAFEITGALLITAAVGAMVLTHRERTERAATQRELAERRVREGVQLPPLPAPGVYARHNAVDVAGLLPDGTPSELTVNQTLRARGQIRDVSGKALDDLKALEQRSSERLGREEASK; encoded by the coding sequence GTGAGTGCCGTCGCCGCAGCCGCCACCCTCACCTCCACCGGTGAGGCCGTGCAGTTCTGGGTCCTCGCCACGGTCGCCGTCATCGGCGCCCTGGCCACGATCCTGATGAAGAAGGCCGTGCACAGCGCCCTGAGCCTGGCCGGGACGATGATCATCCTGGCGGTCTTCTACCTCGCCAACGGGGCGTACTTCCTCGGCATCGTCCAGGTCGTCGTCTACACCGGCGCGATCATGATGCTCTTCCTCTTCGTCGTCATGCTCGTCGGCGTCACCGCCGCGGACTCGCTGACCGAGACCATCAAGGGACAGCGCTGGCTGGCCGTCCTGTGCGGACTCGGCTTCGGCATCCTGCTGATCGCCGGCCTCGCCAACGCCCGGCTCACCCACTTCAACGGACTCGGCCGGGTCAACTCCGGCGGGCACGTCGAAGGCCTGGCCACACTTATCTTCACCAAGTACGTGTTCGCCTTCGAGATCACCGGCGCCCTGCTGATCACGGCGGCCGTCGGCGCGATGGTGCTCACCCACCGCGAGCGCACCGAGCGGGCCGCCACCCAGCGCGAGCTCGCCGAGCGCCGCGTACGCGAGGGCGTACAGCTCCCGCCGCTGCCCGCACCCGGCGTCTACGCCCGGCACAACGCCGTGGACGTCGCGGGCCTGCTGCCGGACGGCACCCCCTCCGAGCTCACCGTCAACCAGACGCTGCGCGCCCGCGGCCAGATCAGGGACGTCTCCGGCAAGGCGCTGGACGACCTGAAGGCGCTGGAGCAGCGGTCGTCCGAGCGGCTCGGCCGTGAGGAGGCCTCGAAGTGA
- the nuoK gene encoding NADH-quinone oxidoreductase subunit NuoK encodes MNPVNYLYLAALLFTIGAAGVLIRKNAIVLFMCVELMLNACNLAFVTFSRMHGNLDGQIIAFFTMVVAAAEVVVGLAIIVSLFRTRHSASVDDASLMKL; translated from the coding sequence GTGAACCCGGTCAACTACCTGTACCTGGCCGCCCTGCTCTTCACCATCGGCGCGGCCGGAGTCCTGATCCGGAAGAACGCGATCGTGCTGTTCATGTGCGTCGAGCTCATGCTCAACGCCTGCAACCTCGCCTTCGTGACCTTCTCCCGGATGCACGGCAACCTCGACGGGCAGATCATCGCGTTCTTCACGATGGTCGTCGCCGCCGCCGAGGTCGTGGTGGGCCTCGCGATCATCGTGTCGCTGTTCCGTACCCGCCACTCGGCCTCGGTCGACGACGCCAGCCTGATGAAGCTGTAA
- the nuoL gene encoding NADH-quinone oxidoreductase subunit L produces the protein MENLIALLIAAPLLGAVVLLCGGRRLDKVGHWLGTLFAAVSFGIGAALFADMLGRGAEDRAMHQRLFTWVPVEGFQADMAFQLDQLSMTFVLLISGVGTLIHIYSIGYMEHDERRRRFFGYLNLFVAAMLLLVLADNYLLLYFGWEGVGLASYLLIGFWQHKPSAATAAKKAFLVNRVGDIGLSIAIMLMFTTFGTFAFGPVFGAAGDATEGKLTAIGLMLLLAACGKSAQVPLQSWLGDAMEGPTPVSALIHAATMVTAGVYLIVRSGAIFNGAPDAQLVVTVVGAVTLLFGAIVGCAKDDIKKALAGSTMSQIGYMILAAGLGPIGYVFAIMHLVTHGFFKAGLFLGAGSVMHGMNDEVDMRKYGALRTYMPITFVTFGLGYLAIIGFPGLSGFFSKDQIIEAAFAKGGTEGWILGGVTLLGAAITAFYMTRVMLLTFFGEKRWQPDAEGHDPHPHESPRSMTIPMIVLAFGSVFAGGIFGIGDRFLKWLEPVTGHEHGNPPVSALTVTLSTMVVLVIGVGIAWAMYGRKPVPVTAPRGSLLTRAARRDLYQDDFNHVVLVRGGEHLTRSLVYVDHSLVDGVVNGTAAGVGGLSGRLRKLQNGYARSYAVSMFGGAAVLIAATLLMRAV, from the coding sequence GTGGAAAATCTGATTGCGCTGCTGATCGCGGCGCCCCTGCTCGGAGCGGTGGTCCTGCTCTGCGGCGGCCGCCGGCTCGACAAGGTGGGGCACTGGCTCGGCACCTTGTTCGCCGCCGTCTCCTTCGGGATCGGCGCGGCCCTCTTCGCCGACATGCTCGGGCGCGGGGCCGAGGACCGTGCCATGCACCAGCGGCTGTTCACCTGGGTCCCGGTCGAGGGCTTCCAGGCCGACATGGCCTTCCAGCTCGACCAGCTGTCGATGACCTTCGTCCTGCTGATCTCCGGCGTGGGCACGCTCATCCACATCTACTCCATCGGCTACATGGAGCACGACGAGCGGCGCCGCCGCTTCTTCGGCTACCTCAACCTGTTCGTCGCGGCCATGCTGCTGCTGGTCCTCGCCGACAACTACCTGCTGCTGTACTTCGGCTGGGAGGGCGTGGGCCTCGCCTCGTACCTCCTGATCGGCTTCTGGCAGCACAAGCCCAGCGCGGCCACCGCCGCCAAGAAGGCCTTCCTCGTCAACCGCGTCGGTGACATCGGTCTCTCGATCGCGATCATGCTGATGTTCACCACGTTCGGGACCTTCGCCTTCGGGCCGGTCTTCGGCGCGGCGGGCGACGCGACCGAGGGCAAGCTGACGGCGATCGGCCTGATGCTGCTGCTGGCCGCCTGTGGCAAGTCGGCCCAGGTGCCGCTCCAGTCCTGGCTCGGGGACGCGATGGAGGGCCCGACCCCGGTCTCGGCCCTCATCCACGCCGCGACCATGGTCACCGCCGGCGTCTACCTGATCGTCCGCTCGGGCGCGATCTTCAACGGGGCGCCCGACGCCCAGCTGGTGGTCACCGTCGTCGGAGCCGTCACCCTGCTCTTCGGTGCGATCGTCGGTTGCGCCAAGGACGACATCAAGAAGGCCCTCGCCGGCTCCACGATGTCGCAGATCGGCTACATGATCCTGGCGGCCGGCCTCGGCCCCATCGGGTACGTCTTCGCGATCATGCACCTGGTCACGCACGGGTTCTTCAAGGCGGGCCTCTTCCTCGGCGCCGGTTCCGTGATGCACGGAATGAACGACGAGGTCGACATGCGCAAGTACGGCGCCCTGCGGACGTACATGCCGATCACCTTCGTGACCTTCGGCCTCGGCTACCTCGCCATCATCGGGTTCCCCGGCCTGTCCGGCTTCTTCTCCAAGGACCAGATCATCGAAGCCGCCTTCGCCAAGGGCGGCACCGAGGGCTGGATCCTGGGCGGGGTCACCCTGCTGGGCGCCGCCATCACCGCGTTCTACATGACCCGGGTCATGCTCCTCACCTTCTTCGGCGAGAAGCGCTGGCAGCCCGACGCCGAGGGCCACGACCCGCACCCGCACGAGTCCCCGAGGAGCATGACCATCCCGATGATCGTGCTCGCCTTCGGGTCGGTCTTCGCGGGCGGCATCTTCGGGATCGGCGACCGCTTCCTGAAGTGGCTGGAGCCCGTCACCGGGCATGAGCACGGCAACCCGCCGGTCAGTGCCCTGACGGTGACCCTGTCCACGATGGTGGTCCTCGTCATCGGCGTCGGCATCGCCTGGGCGATGTACGGCAGGAAGCCCGTCCCGGTCACCGCCCCGCGCGGCTCGCTCCTCACCCGGGCGGCCCGGCGGGACCTGTACCAGGACGACTTCAACCACGTCGTCCTGGTCCGCGGCGGGGAGCACCTGACCCGCTCCCTCGTCTACGTCGACCACAGCCTGGTCGACGGCGTGGTCAACGGGACGGCCGCCGGAGTCGGCGGACTGTCGGGCCGGCTGCGCAAGCTGCAGAACGGCTACGCCCGCAGCTACGCGGTCTCGATGTTCGGGGGCGCGGCGGTCCTGATCGCCGCGACCCTGCTGATGAGGGCGGTGTGA
- a CDS encoding NADH-quinone oxidoreductase subunit M — protein sequence MSFPLLTVTAAVPAVGAILTAAVPAARRTAAKWLALFFSLATLVLAVLVAVRFEPGGDRYQLTESHAWIKDFGVRYELGVDGIAVVLIALTAVLMPFIILAGWHDADPLENKSQRWRPTQGFFALILMVEAMVVISFEATDVFLFYIFFEAMLIPMYFLIGGFGDRATSSQSAAAAAGGSDENAAAQRSYAAVKFLLYNLAGGLIMLAAVIGLYVVAGNFSLQEITAARAAGTLDMATNTERLLFLGFFFAFAVKAPLWPLHTWLPNAMGEATAPVAVLITAVVDKVGTFAMLRFCLGLFPEASKWATPVILVLALISIVYGALVAVGQRDIKRLVAYASISHFGFIVLGIFAMTSQGQSGATLYMVNHGLSTAALMLVAGFLISRRGSRLIADFGGVQKVAPVLAGTFLIGGLATLSLPGLAPFVSEFLVLVGTFARYPVVGIIATTGIVLAALYTLVLYQRTMTGPVKEEVRTMPDLRLREVLVVAPLIALLIGLGVYPKVLTDIVNPAVKHTMSDVKQTDPKPEVAVEAQDTKKGEAAK from the coding sequence ATGAGTTTCCCGCTTCTGACGGTGACGGCCGCGGTCCCCGCGGTCGGTGCGATCCTGACGGCGGCCGTCCCGGCCGCCCGCCGGACCGCCGCCAAATGGCTCGCCCTGTTCTTCTCGCTGGCGACGCTGGTCCTGGCCGTGCTCGTCGCGGTCCGCTTCGAGCCCGGTGGCGACCGCTACCAGCTCACCGAATCCCACGCCTGGATCAAGGACTTCGGCGTCCGCTACGAACTGGGCGTCGACGGGATCGCAGTGGTGCTCATCGCGCTCACTGCCGTGTTGATGCCGTTCATCATTCTGGCCGGGTGGCACGACGCCGACCCGCTGGAGAACAAGAGCCAGCGCTGGCGCCCGACCCAGGGCTTCTTCGCCCTGATCCTGATGGTCGAGGCGATGGTGGTGATCTCCTTCGAGGCCACCGACGTCTTCCTCTTCTACATCTTCTTCGAAGCCATGCTCATCCCGATGTACTTCCTCATCGGCGGCTTCGGTGACCGGGCGACTTCCTCCCAGTCAGCCGCTGCCGCGGCGGGCGGGTCCGACGAGAACGCGGCCGCGCAGCGCTCGTACGCGGCGGTCAAGTTCCTCCTCTACAACCTGGCCGGCGGCCTGATCATGCTGGCCGCCGTCATCGGGCTGTACGTGGTCGCCGGGAACTTCTCCCTCCAGGAGATCACCGCCGCCCGCGCCGCGGGCACGCTCGACATGGCGACCAACACCGAGCGCCTGCTGTTCCTGGGCTTCTTCTTCGCCTTCGCGGTGAAGGCCCCGCTGTGGCCGCTGCACACCTGGCTGCCGAACGCGATGGGCGAGGCCACGGCCCCGGTCGCCGTCCTGATCACCGCCGTCGTCGACAAGGTCGGCACCTTCGCGATGCTCCGCTTCTGCCTCGGGCTCTTCCCCGAGGCCAGCAAGTGGGCCACGCCGGTGATCCTCGTACTGGCCCTGATCAGCATCGTCTACGGCGCGCTGGTCGCGGTCGGGCAGCGGGACATCAAGCGGCTGGTCGCCTACGCCTCGATCTCGCACTTCGGCTTCATCGTCCTGGGCATCTTCGCGATGACCTCCCAGGGCCAGTCGGGCGCGACGCTGTACATGGTCAACCACGGGCTCTCGACGGCGGCGCTGATGCTGGTCGCGGGATTCCTGATCTCGCGGCGCGGATCGCGGCTCATCGCCGACTTCGGCGGTGTGCAGAAGGTGGCCCCGGTGCTGGCCGGCACCTTCCTGATCGGCGGACTCGCCACGCTGTCGCTGCCGGGGCTCGCCCCCTTCGTCAGTGAGTTCCTGGTCCTGGTCGGCACGTTCGCCCGGTACCCGGTCGTCGGCATCATCGCCACCACCGGCATCGTGCTGGCGGCGCTCTACACGCTGGTCCTCTACCAGCGCACCATGACCGGCCCGGTGAAGGAGGAGGTCCGCACCATGCCGGACCTGCGCCTTCGGGAGGTCTTGGTGGTGGCCCCGCTGATCGCGCTGCTGATCGGACTGGGCGTCTACCCCAAGGTCCTCACCGACATCGTCAACCCGGCGGTGAAGCACACCATGTCGGACGTGAAGCAGACGGACCCGAAGCCCGAGGTGGCCGTCGAGGCGCAGGACACCAAGAAGGGGGAGGCGGCGAAGTGA